Proteins from a genomic interval of Sugiyamaella lignohabitans strain CBS 10342 chromosome C, complete sequence:
- the TRM1 gene encoding Trm1p (tRNA methyltransferase; two forms of the protein are made by alternative translation starts; localizes to both the nucleus and mitochondrion to produce the modified base N2,N2-dimethylguanosine in tRNAs in both compartments; GO_component: GO:0016020 - membrane [Evidence IEA]; GO_component: GO:0005739 - mitochondrion [Evidence IEA,IEA]; GO_component: GO:0005739 - mitochondrion [Evidence IDA] [PMID 7599275]; GO_component: GO:0005635 - nuclear envelope [Evidence IDA] [PMID 7599275]; GO_component: GO:0005637 - nuclear inner membrane [Evidence IEA]; GO_component: GO:0005637 - nuclear inner membrane [Evidence IMP] [PMID 19602197]; GO_component: GO:0005637 - nuclear inner membrane [Evidence IDA] [PMID 7599275]; GO_component: GO:0005634 - nucleus [Evidence IEA]; GO_function: GO:0003723 - RNA binding [Evidence IEA,IEA]; GO_function: GO:0008168 - methyltransferase activity [Evidence IEA]; GO_function: GO:0004809 - tRNA (guanine-N2-)-methyltransferase activity [Evidence IEA]; GO_function: GO:0004809 - tRNA (guanine-N2-)-methyltransferase activity [Evidence IDA,IMP] [PMID 9801306]; GO_function: GO:0000049 - tRNA binding [Evidence IEA]; GO_function: GO:0016740 - transferase activity [Evidence IEA]; GO_process: GO:0032259 - methylation [Evidence IEA]; GO_process: GO:0030488 - tRNA methylation [Evidence IMP] [PMID 2426253]; GO_process: GO:0008033 - tRNA processing [Evidence IEA,IEA]), with translation MSSSSTPNSTAAAPAVSDSVNTTENKPFDTEKYDEVTEGKASILYPKGNTVFYNPVQQFNRDISIVGIRAWSEIYNEQVLIPRLERSKNAKNKANKKRKRENDEGTVVSEPSTETKVEPESTSETQAETDAATTQDTPMSEANSATAAESSKPYIEIIEALSASGLRAIRYGKEIPYIKKVIANDFSKEAVKSIHANVEHNQIGSRVYPNEGDANIVMYQHKTKNVHVVDLDPYGSATPFMDAAVQSVCDGGLLLVTCTDLAVLAGNSYPEKCFSQYGGNTLNNDSCHEAALRLVLNMVASTAAKYGRAIEPLLSLSIDFYVRCFIRVRSQPALVKFNASKTMIVYNCSGCGTTTCQPLGRATAREKNNHVTYKHSYAQGPTVSSNCEHCGFVHHVAGPMWGGPLHDEKFVSKMLEIHDTLDTNVYKTTQRIKGMLTVAKSELDDTPFFVSLPHLSSVVKAPCPPLTTFASALLNGGYRISGTHCQPASIKTDATASFIWDVMREWIKLEKKGDTKNLSPTSPGGNILKTLETKHSISFEVHPKASELEKQRKSKLVRYQVNPTENWGPKAKAK, from the coding sequence ATGAGTAGCTCCAGCACTCCTAACAGCACAGCTGCTGCACCAGCGGTATCTGATTCAGTCAATACAACTGAAAATAAGCCTTTTGATACTGAAAAATATGACGAAGTTACAGAGGGAAAGGCCTCGATTTTATATCCGAAAGGAAATACTGTGTTTTACAACCCTGTACAACAGTTCAACAGAGATATCAGTATTGTAGGAATCCGGGCCTGGTCGGAAATCTATAACGAACAGGTTCTAATTCCTCGATTGGAAAGAAGCAAGAACGCAAAAAACAAGGCcaacaagaaaagaaagagagaaaatGACGAGGGAACCGTAGTTTCTGAGCCAAGCACCGAAACAAAAGTCGAACCAGAATCTACTTCTGAGACCCAAGCTGAAACGGATGCTGCCACTACTCAAGACACACCTATGAGCGAAGCTAATAGTGCCACTGCCGCCGAGTCATCGAAACCATATATCGAAATTATCGAGGCTCTTTCAGCCAGTGGATTAAGAGCTATCCGTTACGGTAAAGAGATCCCCTATATCAAAAAAGTTATCGCCAATGACTTCTCGAAAGAAGCAGTTAAATCTATTCACGCCAATGTCGAACACAACCAAATTGGCAGCAGAGTATACCCCAACGAAGGTGATGCCAATATTGTCATGTACCAACACAAGACCAAAAATGTCCACGTAGTCGATTTAGATCCATATGGAAGTGCTACCCCTTTTAtggatgctgctgtgcAATCGGTGTGCGACGGTGGTCTACTTCTTGTGACATGCACTGATCTGGCTGTTTTGGCTGGTAACTCATATCCTGAGAAATGTTTCTCTCAATATGGAGGTAATACTTTGAACAATGACTCGTGCCATGAAGCTGCTCTCAGATTAGTGTTGAATATGGTTGCATCTACAGCTGCAAAATATGGCAGAGCCATTGAACCACTTCTCTCGCTGTCAATTGATTTCTACGTTCGATGCTTCATTCGAGTCCGAAGCCAGCCTGCTCTTGTCAAATTCAATGCTTCAAAAACCATGATTGTATACAACTGTAGCGGATGCGGTACTACCACCTGCCAACCACTCGGAAGAGCCACTGCCCGTGAAAAGAACAACCACGTCACATACAAACATTCGTATGCCCAAGGACCCACTGTCTCATCCAACTGTGAACATTGTGGATTTGTCCACCATGTGGCCGGTCCAATGTGGGGAGGACCACTTCACGATGAGAAATTCGTTTCCAAAATGCTTGAGATCCACGATACTCTCGACACCAATGTGTATAAAACGACCCAAAGAATCAAAGGTATGCTAACTGTAGCCAAATCAGAACTCGATGACACGCCGTTCTTCGTGTCTCTACCACATCTATCTTCTGTCGTGAAAGCGCCCTGTCCTCCTCTCACAACTTTTGCCAGTGCTCTTCTCAACGGCGGATACAGAATCTCTGGCACCCACTGCCAGCCTGCTAGCATCAAAACCGACGCCACAGCCTCTTTCATCTGGGATGTGATGCGCGAATGGATCAAACTCGAAAAGAAAGGCGACACCAAAAACCTCAGTCCCACCTCTCCTGGCGGCAACATTCTCAAGACCCTAGAAACCAAACACAGCATATCCTTCGAGGTCCACCCCAAAGCATCCGAGCTCGAGAAACAGCGCAAGTCCAAACTAGTGCGCTACCAGGTCAACCCCACCGAAAACTGGGGCCCCAAAGCCAAAGCTAAATAG